The Leptospira stimsonii genome includes the window ATTATAAAATGAAAAGAATCTTTTGTATTCTCTTTTTGATTTTGCTCTGTGGTTTTTCCACAAACTGTTTTTTAAATCCTCTCTCTCAATTTGTCACGGAAGCGATTTTTCCAACAAAAGAAAATTGTCCCAATTGCACTGAACAACAGTTTATCGCTCTGGCCGCCGTAATAAAACCGAATGCCAACGGAATCAAAGCCTTCGCGTTCGATCTATCTTCTTCCTTTTCTAGTTTTTGCGCCTCGGGAATTTGTGCCGGCGGGATTACGGAAGCTGAATCGAATTCCACGGTTACGGTCGCCGTTCCGAATGGCGCTATTGTAAGTAATTTGGTAGCGACTTTTTCCATTCCGGAGAATTCCAAACTGGAAGTTGCCGGTGTAACTCAGGTCTCTGGCGTAACTGCAAATGATTTTAGCAAACCCGTTACTTATTCGTTCACCGACGAAAACGGATTAAAAAAAGATTATACTGTTTCTGTCGTACCAGCTACGAACGGAGATCGAGTGAACGGCGTCTTAGTTATTTTTTCTTCGGGTCTGGATAATTATTGGACGAAATGTTCTTACGGTCAAGTTTACAGACCTGGTTTCAATGACTGTCAAGGAAAAGGAAGCGCAGGTGATGATTACGGAGCAATTACCGATACTCTCACGTATTGTTCCACTGCGGATGCGAGTTGTGACGATGGCTTTTCCTTAACTTCCGGACCTTTAATGGCCGCATGTCAAAATATGCAAAACGATTTGCCTGCAATGCAATCGTTGTCCGGAGTTTATTCACCGATTGCTCCTCCTCCGGCAGATTTATACAGCGGTCCGAATGGGTCTTTGATGTCTGGTTGCCCGGGTTTTAAAACGGTAAATCCATGTTTTGCGGGAGGCGCCGGTGGAATTGTCTGTTCGCCTGGATTTACCGGAATTGCAATTGATACGACTTTATTTTCGGAAACTTTTTCCGGGGACTATTGGACAACGACTTCTTGCACTGCTACCACGGCCGCAAAAATTTCAATGCTCGGACCAGGGCTTGCTAACGCTTCAGTGAAGAATCTCGTAAGCTCAGCATCCAAGAGAGCTCTTCGGTGTGTTCGGAGAAACTTGAGTTAAAAAGAATATTTCATATTTTTAATGTGAATTAGCGATCCGATTCTAATCATTCGAAAAATTAATAAATCATAACAGTACAAAAAGGACCTATGAAAATTAAATTCTGCATTGTTTTGCCATTCTACTTATTCGTTTTTCTTTCGAATTGTAAGATCGATCAAAGGTTAAGCGAAGATAAAACTCACAGGACGATCCTTGCGTCCGCGGATGCAACGTGTAAGGTCGCTTCCGTCGAACCTCTCTATTCATTTTTGTTCGGTTTGGCCCCCGTGTTTCGTAAACCCGAGCCCAGCGTTCCAGCCGGTCAAACCTTAAGAATCACCGAATTCACAAATTGGAAAGACTACGCGGTCACGTTAGTCGGCGGTTGGGCAATCACCCTCGTGAGAAGAACCAGGACGATCGAATTCTGTGACGAGAATTTATTCGCGAGTAGTTGGAATCCGGAAAGACAATCCGTGGATCAGACCCTGTATCAGATGGCTGTAACCGGAAAGGTAGTTTTGTTTTTAAAATCGGGAGAATCTTTTTCCCAGGTTCGAATTCTCGGATTTGACGAAAGTTCCATCGAAGTGGAAACGGTCGTTCCCGATCCGAACGGCGGGTTTACGGATCGTGCGATCCTCAGAGACGGTTCCACGATCGACGGAAAGCAGATCGGTCAGGACGACAAAGAAGTTCAGATGGAGAATTTGGAAGGAAGAAAGATTACCATTCAGAAGGCAAATCTGCATAAGATCGATATGAGGGTTCCGAAAACGATCAAAGAAAAAAGAAATCTTTTAAAGGTAGATATTTCGAAGATCGCATTCGAAGATTCTACGAAAAGATAATCATCGGGTTTCTCTGCGAAGAATTCGGGTGCGACTAACAAAAGAAAGCCGACCGGCTTCCTCGACTTTCCAGTGGACTCTAAGTTTCGAAAAGCTTACTTAGTGGTTTTCCGTTTTTTGAATCTGTTGCGAAAGAAAACGAGGATTCTTATATTCTTTCGAACCAGGGAAACGAGGGGATTCGATTTTTTACGATAGATTCTCGCGAAAAAAAGCGGATCGTCATGGGACAACTCGGTGGACACCGAGGATTCGAAGAAAGTTTCTATTCAACTGAATTCTTCTTTCCAAGAAGAATCGTACAAAAGGTTCCCAGGCCCTCTTGACGACCGAGCGCTCCCATTTTTTCGGTCGTAGTCGCCTTGACAGAAACACAATCTGCAGGAAGGGACAAAAGATTACTTAAAGATTTTGTAATCCTTTCTTTGAGCGGTGCGATTTTCGGTCTTTCACCGATCACGGTGCAGTCCACGTTGATCAGTTCGAATTTTTTCTCACGCATGAGTTCCAAACACTTGGAGAGAATGATCTTACTGTCGATGTTTTTTATTTTCGGATCGGTGTCCGGAAAATGTTGCCCGATATCGCCGAGAGCCAGAGCTCCCAAGATAGCGTCCGAGATTGCATGAAGAATGATGTCGGCATCCGAGTGGCCTACGAGAGCGAATTCCGATTCGCATTCGATTCCTCCCAAAACGAGAGGGCGTTCTGCGTTGATTTCCAATTTGTGAAAATCGATTCCGTTTCCGATTCGATACATTTGTTTATTCCTAAATCATAATATTCTAAATGGCGTGGATTTTCATTTTTCAGAGTTTTCGTTTTTTGAAAGGCAAGTCTTTTTTGTGACACTCAAAATTTGTTCCGACAAACAAATCCCCGGAAGAATCTTTAGCGGAGGATTGTTGCTTTTGTCATAGGAAGTATGAGTTCCTACTTTTTAGATTCTTACAAAGTTCTCATCTTTTGAACGTAAAGTATGAGTTCCTACTTTTAAAATTCTCACAAAGTTCCTTATTTTTTTGAAAGTAAAGTGTGAATTCCTACTTTTAAGATTCTCACAAAGTTCCTTATCTCTTTGAAATTAAAGTATGAGTTCCTACTTTTAAAATTCTCACAAAGTTCCTTATTTTTTTGAAAGTAAAGTGTGAATTCCTACTTTTAAGATTCTCACAAAGTTCCTTATCTCTTTGAAATTAAAGTATGAGCTCCTACTTTTTAGATTTTCACAAATTTACTTATCTATTGAAAGTAAAGTGTGAGTTCCTACTTTTAAGATTCTCACAAAGTTCCTTATTTTTTTGAAAGTAAAATGTGAGTTCCTACTTTTTAAAAGAAAGATCCAACATTCTCTGAACGGACATTCTTCCCTTTTCGATCACTTCCGGATCGAGATGAATTTCAAACTGTTCGTAATGAAGCGCGTCCCTGATTTTTTCCAAAGTGATTCGTTTCATGTGAGGGCAGACCTGACATGTGGAGACAAAATGTCTGTCCGGAAATTCCGAACGAAGATTGTCTCCCATCGAACATTCCGTGATCAGAAAAATATCCTTCGCTCCCGACTTTCGAATGAACTCGCTCATCTGAGAAGTGGAACCCGAATAATCGGAATGATCCACGACTTCCGTCTTACACTCTGGATGAGAAATTACGGTAACTCCGGGAAACTGTCTTCTCGTAAGTTCGATATCCTCCGCGGAATACATCTCGTGAACCATACAACTTCCCGGATGTGTGATGATTTTTTTCTTCGTAAGATTCTGAACGTTCTCTGCCAAATATTGATCGGGTAAAAAAATGACCGTATCGCTCTCTAAAGATTCTACCACCTGAAGTGCGTTAGCCGAAGTGCAACAGATATCCGTCTCGGCCTTAACATCGGCGGTGCAATTTACGTAGGTGACGACGGGGACTCCGGGATATTTTTTCTTAAGATCGATCACGTCCTGTCTAGTAATACTTTCCGCAAGCGAACAACCTGCTTTTAAGTCCGCGATGAGAACCTTCTTTTCAGGGGACATAAGTTTCGCGGTCTCCGCCATAAAATGGACTCCATTGAAAAGAATGATCTCCGCCGAGGTCTCGGCGGCCACCTTGCTCAGGTAGAGAGAATCTCCGGTAATATCGGAAACTCCATGGAAAACGTCCGGGGTCATGTAGTTGTGTCCGAGGAGAACCGCATTCTTCTCTTTTTTTAATTTCTGAATTTCTTGAATCAAAGGAAGTTTTGCCTCGACTTCGTGATCCAGATACGTGCTCTTGAGAGCTTTTGTGATTTCGTCTAGGGTTTTCATAAGTAGGGCCAGTACGTTGTCGTAGTAGAAATTCCTTTTAATTTTGGATAGGCGAGATCGGCGCCCGTGTTACAATTAGACTGACATTGTCTCCAAAGATTCCCGCTATTTGAGGAACCGGAGCGTTTTGCGTTTTCAAAATCCTTTTCCGCATCAAAGGCACAAGTTCCATTCGAAGAAACGGAGTTTAGATAGAATGTAGAATTGCACTTACTCCAACAGCGGAGGAGTTCGTCGAGAGTGTCCCGGTTTTGCCGGTTCGAGGGCTGAATTCCAATTTGAAAACGATCCAATTCAGCGGCTTTACATTTATCACTGATGACCACCGGAGTTTTCAAACAGAGATTCCCTTGAGTATAGTAGTCGACACAAGACGGATCGGAACCCGAAGAGAGAATCCAACTAATAAGTTGTAGGTCTTTTGAGTCGGATTCTTTTTTTGAAGCAAAACATCCAGTGAATGAAAGGATACAAAGTAGAATAAAAATGGATTGTTTGTGCACAGCAAAATCCTATCCCTTTCAATTTCTCTCAAGAGAAGTCTTGCTTCAATCAAAAAATAAGATAGGAATCGGCCTGAATTAAATTGCAAATCTGTATTTTTAAAATATATTGACACGATTTATTTCGAGATTTAAATAAGCCCTTATCCCCAAAATCAAAAACAGGATTGGTATTACTTTCCATGAGAAAATTATCTTCTCTAATTTCTGTGTTAGTTCTCCTTATGTTCTTAGGAAATTGCGCAGACACAGTCGATGTAGAATATCCGGTATTCCCGAAAGATAAGGAAGGCCGTGCCCTTCAGAAATTCCTCGGAACCATTCGTAACGTAGGATTGGCTGTTGAGCCTCCAAAGAAAAGTCTTTGGGAAGCGATCTTCGGAGCAGGTTCAAGCTTTATCGATCAAATGCCTTCTAAGGTATTCGAAGCATTCGACAAAGAATCTTATTACAAACTGATCGACCTCAGCAAACGCGCGGACGTTCTGAACGAAGCGACACTTTCTCTCACTGGTATTACTAAGTCCAGAGCGAAGATCGGAAACCTTCTCGGTGCGGAAGCGATTCTTTACATCGGATATCAAAAGCCTTACACTGAGTGTGGTAGCGAAAATAAGATCGATATGGTTGCCGCAGGAATGAAAGTTGCGGGTTTCGCGGCTTCTATGGCGACTGGAAGAGAAGTAAACACCGGAAACGATCCAGTTTCTAAACCTACCGGCGTGCGTTACATGTTGATTCCTCTCGATGCGACTCTTATTAAAGTAGATACTGGAGAAGTAAAAAAAGCGGTGGTTTCAAATCCTGCAAAAATCTTCAACAGTGTTGGAAACTTGGAATGTCCTTCCATCCTTGATTCTTTTGGACAAGGTTTGGACGAAGCGGCTGGTTACATTAAGAGCAGACTTTCCCCAATCGTTAAGACTGAAAAAATCGAAATCTTTGTAAAAGACGAAGATGAAGAAGTAAAAGAGCTTCTTGCTGAAGGTTACGAAGAAATCCAAGGTGAAACTCCAAGTTTCAAAAAAGCAAAAGAAGCGTGGGAAAAAGCCGACAAAAAAGCGAAGGGTCAGTCTTGGGGAGCGAAAGCAAACCTCGGAACTTATTACTTCTCTACTGGTGATTTCGAAAAATCGATCAAACTCTACGAAGAAGCTATGAAGATCAACGGAGCGAAAAAGAGCTACCTGAGAGAACTTAGAAAGAGAGTAGAAGCTACTTTCGCGGTTGACGAAAGCAACGCAAAGTAATCGATTCCTTTGAAACGAATTGATTGTATGAAAAGCGGACGAAAGTCCGCTTTTCTTATTTCTACACTGTCATTTTGTTTTCTCTTTTTCTTGGATTGTAGAAAGACTCCGACAGAAGAAGAGTGTGTCGAAAACCAGATGCACAACGTGAAGTTGATCGCTCAGGCTTCCGAAAACGAAATTCCAACGGGGATGCAACAGTTGATGTTGAAGCAGATTCTCCAGCCGGATATGTCGAGAGCGATTGTTTTACGTTGTATGTCCGATAAGACTCTGAAACAAGTTCAATGTGAACTTGGGAAAGAGAAGTTTATGGATTTGAAAGAATGCAAACAATTCGGTAAGGAAGAAAAGTAGGAACTCCTTCTTTTAACTTCTACCGACAAATGAATGTCTTTCGAAATAAGATTGAAAACGGACTTGAAGCCCGTATCCGGTAAAATACGGAAAAACCGATTCTTTCCAGAAAAATACAAAAATGGCCCGAGATCTTCGGGCCATTTTTATTGTAACCGTTACAAGAAAGAATCCTACAAAAAAGTAGGAACTCCTATGAAACCCTCTTCAGCTGGGTAAATTGTTTCTTCTTAGATAAGCGGGGATATCGTAGTCTTCCGGCTTTGGCGTGTTAGACGAACGTGGCCTCAAAGAACCAGGATGGAGTCGGACCGTTTCTCCTGAATCTTCCTGTAGGAACTCCTTTCTCTCATTCGGAGATTCCATTCCCACAGCCTTTCTCTGAAAACCGTAGTTCTCCTGAACTCTTGTACTGAGATCCTGATTCTGAATCAGTTTTCCGGAAGGATTACGCTTGCTAAAGCCGGTTGCGATCACAGTGACCCGGATTTTGTTCGCTAGGCTTTCGTCTTCGTGAAGACCTATGATGATATTTGCATTCGGATCCACTTGAGAGGTGATGATTCCGGAAACTTCGTTCCAATCGGAGATCGTAAGATCCTTTCCGCCGGAAACGTTGATGAGAAGCGAAGAAGCCCCCGCGATCGAAGAAGAGTCTAACAGCGAATTGTTGATCGCAAATTCTACTGCCTCTTTAACTTTTCCTTCTCCGCTCCCTTCACCGACTCCCATCACCGCGTCACCCGTATCGCGCATGATTGTTTTTACGTCGGCGAAGTCCACGTTGATCAAGCCCGGGTTATTGATGATATCGCTGATTCCTCGTACGGCGTTGAGAAGAATATCGTCTATCACCTGAAAGGCGAGATCGATCGGAGTCGATTTATCCACGACTCGAAAGATAGAATCGTTGTTGATCAGAATGAGGGTGTCAACGTGCGAACGAAGTTGTTCGATTCCTTTCCGAGCAAGTTCCATTCTTCTTCTTCCTTCGAAAGAGAAGGGAAGAGTCACGACCCCGACCACGAGACATTTCATTTCTTTCGCGATCTTTGCGATCACGGGTGCGGCGCCGGTTCCGGTTCCGCCGCCCATACCCGCGGTGATAAAAACCATGTCGGCTCCTCTTACCGCGGACTGGATTCTTTCCTTATCTTCTTCCGCGGCCTTGTAACCGAGCTCGGGATCGCCGCCTGCGCCCATACCGCGAGTGATCTTGGTTCCTAAGATGATTTTATTTTCCACCGGAGAACGGAGTAACACTTGTTCGTCGGTGTTGAGAATCGCGAACTCGACTCCTTTGAGAGTGGAGTTGGACATCCGCGTGACGGCGTTCATTCCGCCTCCGCCGACTCCGAATACTTTTATGACTGCAGGACTTGTTTTTGTTTCTTCTTCAAAACGGATCATCGTATTTTCCTTTTGGAGGACGGTCAAAGATTCTCTTCGATCCATCGTCTGATTTTTTTCGTCCAACCTTCCGATCGGTCCACGGATTTCTGATCCATGTCCGTCATTCTATCTGCATATTTGATCATTCCGATCACGTTGGAGAATTCGGGTGAAGAGGCTTTTTCTGCGAGCCCGCTGATTCCGCCCGGTCGCGCTCTGGATGCCGTTAGACGAAACACATCCTCGGCGAGCGTATCGATCCCTTCGAGAAGACTTCCTCCTCCGGTAAGAATCACTCCTCCGGCAAGAAGTCCTTTTTTACCGGACTTTACGAGTTCCTTATCCACCATCTCGAAGATTTCTCTCATTCGCGGTTCTATGATTGCAACCAATTCTTCTCTGAGAACCTGTCTCGCGGGTCTTCCGCTGATCGGCGGAATTTCGATCGTTTCAGTCGGATCGATTTCGGAAAGAATGGTATGTCCGTATCTTTTTTTGAGAAGTTCAGCAGTTTCTAATGTAGTTTTGAGTCCGATCGAGATATCGCTCGTGACGTTGATTCCGCCGAAAGGAATTACGGAAGAATACGAGATTCCTCCGTCGACGTAGATGATCAAATCGCAGATTCCCGCGCCGATATCAAGAACTGCGGTTCCGAGATCTTTTTCTCCCGAAGTCAAAACTGCCTCGGAAGAAGCGAGGCTGGAAAGAATCATCACTTCACAATGAAGTCCCGAAGATTCGATACACTTTTCTAAATTATGAATTGCTGTTATACCAGCGGTGACGATATGGACTTCCGCTTCCAGACGAACACCGGTCATTCCGATCGGATCTCGAATGCTCGTCTGATCGTCGACGGAAAATTCTTTGGAAAGAACGTGAAGAATCTGTTGATCCGCAGGAACTCGAATCGCTTGTGCGGCTTCGATCACTCGCACCACATCCGGTTCGGCTACGGTTCGATCGCGGTTTGTGATTGCGACGACTCCTTTGGAGTTATCGGCTTTGACGGTTTTGCCTGTGATATTGACCGCGACAGAAGTGATCTCTTGTCCGGACATGAGTTCCGCTTCGCTCACGGCTTCGATGATGGAACGGGTTGTGGATTCGATATTGATGATGGATCCATTCTTCACTCCCGAAGAAGGATAGGCTCCGGTTC containing:
- the ftsA gene encoding cell division protein FtsA, yielding MLEPRDRIIAALDLGTSLTKVVVARPISEYEVEIIGTGAYPSSGVKNGSIINIESTTRSIIEAVSEAELMSGQEITSVAVNITGKTVKADNSKGVVAITNRDRTVAEPDVVRVIEAAQAIRVPADQQILHVLSKEFSVDDQTSIRDPIGMTGVRLEAEVHIVTAGITAIHNLEKCIESSGLHCEVMILSSLASSEAVLTSGEKDLGTAVLDIGAGICDLIIYVDGGISYSSVIPFGGINVTSDISIGLKTTLETAELLKKRYGHTILSEIDPTETIEIPPISGRPARQVLREELVAIIEPRMREIFEMVDKELVKSGKKGLLAGGVILTGGGSLLEGIDTLAEDVFRLTASRARPGGISGLAEKASSPEFSNVIGMIKYADRMTDMDQKSVDRSEGWTKKIRRWIEENL
- the ispF gene encoding 2-C-methyl-D-erythritol 2,4-cyclodiphosphate synthase, producing MYRIGNGIDFHKLEINAERPLVLGGIECESEFALVGHSDADIILHAISDAILGALALGDIGQHFPDTDPKIKNIDSKIILSKCLELMREKKFELINVDCTVIGERPKIAPLKERITKSLSNLLSLPADCVSVKATTTEKMGALGRQEGLGTFCTILLGKKNSVE
- the ftsZ gene encoding cell division protein FtsZ, whose translation is MIRFEEETKTSPAVIKVFGVGGGGMNAVTRMSNSTLKGVEFAILNTDEQVLLRSPVENKIILGTKITRGMGAGGDPELGYKAAEEDKERIQSAVRGADMVFITAGMGGGTGTGAAPVIAKIAKEMKCLVVGVVTLPFSFEGRRRMELARKGIEQLRSHVDTLILINNDSIFRVVDKSTPIDLAFQVIDDILLNAVRGISDIINNPGLINVDFADVKTIMRDTGDAVMGVGEGSGEGKVKEAVEFAINNSLLDSSSIAGASSLLINVSGGKDLTISDWNEVSGIITSQVDPNANIIIGLHEDESLANKIRVTVIATGFSKRNPSGKLIQNQDLSTRVQENYGFQRKAVGMESPNERKEFLQEDSGETVRLHPGSLRPRSSNTPKPEDYDIPAYLRRNNLPS
- a CDS encoding glycoside hydrolase xylanase; protein product: MKRIFCILFLILLCGFSTNCFLNPLSQFVTEAIFPTKENCPNCTEQQFIALAAVIKPNANGIKAFAFDLSSSFSSFCASGICAGGITEAESNSTVTVAVPNGAIVSNLVATFSIPENSKLEVAGVTQVSGVTANDFSKPVTYSFTDENGLKKDYTVSVVPATNGDRVNGVLVIFSSGLDNYWTKCSYGQVYRPGFNDCQGKGSAGDDYGAITDTLTYCSTADASCDDGFSLTSGPLMAACQNMQNDLPAMQSLSGVYSPIAPPPADLYSGPNGSLMSGCPGFKTVNPCFAGGAGGIVCSPGFTGIAIDTTLFSETFSGDYWTTTSCTATTAAKISMLGPGLANASVKNLVSSASKRALRCVRRNLS
- the nadA gene encoding quinolinate synthase NadA, with amino-acid sequence MKTLDEITKALKSTYLDHEVEAKLPLIQEIQKLKKEKNAVLLGHNYMTPDVFHGVSDITGDSLYLSKVAAETSAEIILFNGVHFMAETAKLMSPEKKVLIADLKAGCSLAESITRQDVIDLKKKYPGVPVVTYVNCTADVKAETDICCTSANALQVVESLESDTVIFLPDQYLAENVQNLTKKKIITHPGSCMVHEMYSAEDIELTRRQFPGVTVISHPECKTEVVDHSDYSGSTSQMSEFIRKSGAKDIFLITECSMGDNLRSEFPDRHFVSTCQVCPHMKRITLEKIRDALHYEQFEIHLDPEVIEKGRMSVQRMLDLSFKK
- a CDS encoding LIC_13076 family protein, which gives rise to MKIKFCIVLPFYLFVFLSNCKIDQRLSEDKTHRTILASADATCKVASVEPLYSFLFGLAPVFRKPEPSVPAGQTLRITEFTNWKDYAVTLVGGWAITLVRRTRTIEFCDENLFASSWNPERQSVDQTLYQMAVTGKVVLFLKSGESFSQVRILGFDESSIEVETVVPDPNGGFTDRAILRDGSTIDGKQIGQDDKEVQMENLEGRKITIQKANLHKIDMRVPKTIKEKRNLLKVDISKIAFEDSTKR
- a CDS encoding lipoprotein LipL41 codes for the protein MRKLSSLISVLVLLMFLGNCADTVDVEYPVFPKDKEGRALQKFLGTIRNVGLAVEPPKKSLWEAIFGAGSSFIDQMPSKVFEAFDKESYYKLIDLSKRADVLNEATLSLTGITKSRAKIGNLLGAEAILYIGYQKPYTECGSENKIDMVAAGMKVAGFAASMATGREVNTGNDPVSKPTGVRYMLIPLDATLIKVDTGEVKKAVVSNPAKIFNSVGNLECPSILDSFGQGLDEAAGYIKSRLSPIVKTEKIEIFVKDEDEEVKELLAEGYEEIQGETPSFKKAKEAWEKADKKAKGQSWGAKANLGTYYFSTGDFEKSIKLYEEAMKINGAKKSYLRELRKRVEATFAVDESNAK